DNA from Candidatus Cloacimonas sp.:
GGTTTTTGGTTAATACTGCTATGCCATCTTTCCATTAACTGGCAGAAATCGCTAATGCGAGTTTTAGCCGATTTTCCCAATTCTTCTATTGCTTCTACATTCTGAATGGCGCTGAAAAGAGAAATCCGGGTTTTATTGGCAAAAGTAATTACTCTATTGATGCTGGTTTGTCCGATTCCGCGTGCTGGCTCATTGATGCAGCGTAAAAGGGATTCATTATCATTTAAATTGGCAAGCACATATAAATAAGCCAGCAGGTCTTTGATTTCTTTGCGTTGGTAAAATTGCACTCCGCCCACTATGCTGTAAGGAATTTCGGCTTGAATCAAAGAACTTTCAAATACGCGGGATTGGGCATTGGTTCTGTATAAAACAGCCATTTCATGAAAAGGAATTCCTTTACTGTGTAGCTGTGCAATTATTTCCGTGGTTTTATTCGCTTCTTCAATTTCATTTTCATAGATGGCAAGAATGGGTTTTTCTCCTACCGGAAGATCACTCCAGAGTTCTTTACTGTGTCTTTTTCTATTATTGGCAATGATGGCATTGGCAAAAGATAAAATACTGCCGGTGCTTCGATAGTTTTGCTCCAAGCGAATGCTGTGCACATTTTTATAGTCCCTTTCAAATTCCAGAATATTGCGTAAACTGGCTCCTCGAAAACTGTAAATTGCTTGATCGTCATCTCCGACTACACATACCTTTTGATGTCCTCCGGCAATTTGATGCACGATTTCAAACTGAGCGGTATTGGTATCTTGATATTCATCAATCATTACATATTGAAATTGAGCTCGGTATTTTTCGCGCACTATTTCATTGGACATCAGTAATTTTGCCGTGTAAAGTAAAATATCGTCAAAATCCAGCGCTTGATTGAGCAACAACTGTTGTTGATATAGGCGGTAAATATTCAGAAAAGTGCCAAATTCGCTGTCTTTATCTTCATCAGTGTTTTTAATATCTTCTGGCAAAAGGAGTTTGTTTTTATATTTGCCAATGCGATGTAAAATCCGGTTCACAGGGAATTTTTGTTTATCAAAGCCATATTCTTTATAAATCTTCTTCAGCAAAGATGCCTGCGTATCTTCATCGTAAATGGAAAAATTGGAATGGAAGGGTAAATGAGCGCTTTCAAAACGCAAAATCCGACAGCAGATAGAATGAAAAGTTCCTACCCATAATGTCCGCATCGGAATGTTCAGTAACTTTTCCAAACGGTTTTGCAGTTCATTTGCCGCTTTATTGGTGAAAGTAACTACCAAAATATTCCAAGGGTGAACCCCTTTTTCCATAATTAAATAGGCAGTGCGATAAATTAAAGAACGGGTTTTTCCTGAGCCCGCTCCCGCAAGGACTAAAATAGGAT
Protein-coding regions in this window:
- a CDS encoding UvrD-helicase domain-containing protein — translated: MLSEFYTSQLNDKQLEVVTDTENPILVLAGAGSGKTRSLIYRTAYLIMEKGVHPWNILVVTFTNKAANELQNRLEKLLNIPMRTLWVGTFHSICCRILRFESAHLPFHSNFSIYDEDTQASLLKKIYKEYGFDKQKFPVNRILHRIGKYKNKLLLPEDIKNTDEDKDSEFGTFLNIYRLYQQQLLLNQALDFDDILLYTAKLLMSNEIVREKYRAQFQYVMIDEYQDTNTAQFEIVHQIAGGHQKVCVVGDDDQAIYSFRGASLRNILEFERDYKNVHSIRLEQNYRSTGSILSFANAIIANNRKRHSKELWSDLPVGEKPILAIYENEIEEANKTTEIIAQLHSKGIPFHEMAVLYRTNAQSRVFESSLIQAEIPYSIVGGVQFYQRKEIKDLLAYLYVLANLNDNESLLRCINEPARGIGQTSINRVITFANKTRISLFSAIQNVEAIEELGKSAKTRISDFCQLMERWHSSINQKP